The Metarhizium brunneum chromosome 5, complete sequence sequence TTCTGTTCTGAAGAAAGATTCCATGTCTATGGAAAAATGGAGCTCATAAACGCCCGAGTACCGACGTAGAAATTTTTTGGCTGAGAGATTGTGCCATCAAACCTCAATTTTCCCAGACACTTGAAGTCGGGGCCTTTGTCGTAGCTCCGATCAGAAGTGGCTTTAGCTGCCCTGGGGTGTGTACCAAACATGAGTTGTAGGTGGGGTGCCAGAACTTATTTTAGAGCTACCCCTCACCCCTGTGAATCAAATGGCACTAAGCTGGGAGGGTTGGCACAGACCCTGGCATGGAGTAAAAGCCTCTTGAGCCATCGGATACATTTAACAGTGCCTCCAATGCATGGTCTTGTTTGCCCACCGACAATTTAAGAACTCTTTCACCACCACATGTAGCTTTCATTTCTTATGAATGCACATTTTGAGAACTCAACTTTTAAAACCACGACTCTGTACTTTCAGCTATCTATATCGCGAACTCTGGATCATCAACCACAGCTGGCTTTAGATTTCAAATATTGTCTAGAGACACAATTTCCGATTCTAAAGCAAGCACGGTATCACAGCAATGGATCCAGAAACAAACTGGATGCCAGTTTCTCAGTGGAACTTGGATCAGCTACGAGGCATTTGGTCCCAACTCCAGACCCAGGTGAATCCATTTGCACATGTCCTCTGTTTGGATGGAAATCTTTACCGAATGCTGGATGATGGGGCAAAGAATTTCATTGTTCAAAACTTCATGTAAGAATTATCCAAGGCATATGGCCGGATCACTGCTAATGTTCTTAAATTTAGACATCACGTCAAAGAGCCAGTGTTGTATTGCATTGACGGAACCGGCCCTGATCGTGTCTACTTGGGAGCTCCACGACATTTTGTAACTGGTGGTGGGATTCTTATTCAACCCAGTGGCTCGGATCCATTTTGGGTCATTCGCAATGAAATAAAGTTGAGAACTGCAACAATATGCCCGCCTCCTGTATCTACGAAGGCCACAAAGATTCCGCGTCCTCCAAATGCGTACATTCTTTACCGAAAAGAACGCCACAATACCGTGAAGGAAGCAAACCCAGGCATCACAAACAATGAAATTTGTAAGTTTTCTCAATGTCAGTTCACGACACACTACTTACTTCTTGAAGCTCAAATCCTTGGCCGAGCATGGAATCTTGAGTCACGAGAAGTACGCCAAAAGTATAAAGACATGGCCGATAGGGTGAAGCAGGCACTACTGGAAAAGCATCCAGATTACCAATATAAGCCCCGAAAGCCATCTGAGAAGAAACGTCGCACCAGGAGAAATGCACAATCGCAAGTGTCAATGAACTCGGCTACCGGAGACTTTACAATTTCCTCTCCTGAGTGCATGATTCCTCTAACTCCGGCTGGTTCTCACGTCGTTGTCTAAAAGAATTCATGGGTCTGAATGGACAAACAACCAAAACTTGCACTGCTACATATAGTGTGTATTGAATGTGTATGTGGATCTGAGGATTACAATAACTCCAGCACTAACGAAATGAAATAGCCAAAGGCACCGATTCCGCGTTTCTCAAAGCCGGATAGCTCTCGTATTCAGCCAGAAAAATTACGTGGCGATacatttttttctctttatgTTGATACAAGTAAAATGATACCCCGGTCAAATCTCACGATGATCTCTTATTTGCTTTTATACAACGTCGATTAAACTAGTGAGAGTGTTAAACTCTCACGAGTTCGTGGGACTGCGTCAGGTTTCTATTGTGGACCTCGGAGGGGAGGCGGTTCAAAATTCATGGCAGCAGCTGGAGTTCATGGAATAGCATAGGTTTATTTTTCTTGTATCTAGGGAGTTGcaaaatttttaaaagccAGCGACTTTGCAGGCTCAAGATACCCCTTTCCCCTGCCACCGCAATAAGCATGTTTTTGACGAATGCGCAGCTTCATTCTCCCATGTCCGCACCAGCGTGAATGATTGAGCTACTACAATCTTGCTTCAAAATCGAGTCTGCGTGCTGAAACGACATCTATGCTGGGCTTGTTGAACATGTATGGTCAAATAGCTGCTGATTTCGCAGGCACTCTTTCAGCGCTTATGCAGTCACACATTTCCGAGGGTTTGCCCGCACAGGCAGAGATACAATTACATTTAATCCGAGGGTTTAATTTTGCCTACGGGCGACACATCAATCGACACTTCTGGGACTTGGTCCCCTGTGACTACTCAAGTCGCAAAAGTCGGTGTGGGcagaataataaaaagagaCACGTCATCATGTCACAAGACCATGTCGGGAAAGAAATGAGCAAAGAGCGCTAACGTTATATTAAATCAGGTAGGCGAAGAGCTACCTCTCATGTGACGAGCCGAGCTATGATCAACTGCTTCTGTGGAATGCATCAACCGATGGGCGTGAGTCGGAGTCGCTATAGAACTCAATGATGACAAGTGCATGCCGTTGCATCCAAGCGTAGGGAGCACTCCATGGGTTGCGACAAAAATTGGCTTCTACGCCCAGGACTGTCACGACATGCTGAACGGATTTATGGCGCCTGGCTAAACCTAGAGTCAAAATTCCAAGCGGTAGAAGAGGTAATCTGAGCAATGCATGATCTGGGCAACAGTTGGATGCTGCAACATGAAGAATGTGTAATTCAAGAGCGAGATTCGAGGCGAGAGTTCTGGCAAACATTGGTTGCGGAGAGTAGATTACACTGAGACGAAGACTACGTCTTCAGACGGGGGAACACGTAGATACGTAAGTCTACGTCGCCATGAGAAAGACTACGGTAGCATTCCTGAGGCTGAATCATGCCGCGAACGGAATAAATAGCGCAACGCTCAAGGTGAATATAGATGCTATGAAGAGCCACCACTGACGATACCACATGGCCGCTATGactgcgacgacgacgtcccGTTCCAGTCGCTGCTCCATATGAAGGTGCCACATCGCCACTCAGACCCCGTTTCCTTCTCTCCAGAGGGCCCAAGAGGGCGGGGACAAATATAAAATGATCGGCCTGTATATGCACAGGTTAGCATAGCTCCACTGTCAGAGGACCGTAGAGACACGGAAAACGCCAAACAGGAACGACAAACAGTGCCATTACGGCGGCAATAGGACCTACCTCGGTTCACGCCAGGTTTTTTGGTAACCAGGCTAATGCATGGTTCGTCGTGCTCGCATCGAGGGACAACTCGTTTGCCCAGTAACTTGGACCAGGACTCCTTGGCTTGAATAGGGTCGAACACTCTGTCGGGTGATTTTGGGGCTGTGTCAACAAAACTATCATGAACTGGCTGCTCGGAGATTGGTGGCACGAATTCCTTTGATGTAAGTTTGTCGGAGCTTCCTTTTGTAGAAGGCGGGTTTTTCGCAGCGGGGAGATGCGCAACACTGCTTTGTGCTTCTGGATCTGCCAACACAGCTATAGAAGGGGGCGCCGAGCCAACGGGTTTGAAGAATCCCTTCAGTGTAGTTTGTCCCGCTGAGATCTTTTGCCTAGACCCAATGGGATCCGCTCCGGATTTGCTTCTCTTTAGTTGCCTTGGCACGGAGTCGATTGGGTCAGGAGACCTCTTGCGTGGCTGTGAATGTGGTAACGCCGCCGGTTTATCGGTTAATGTGTTGGTATTCACCTTTACTTGGCTCGAAGCATCATTATCGCTAGCTTGAATCGCGTCTTCTGCAGGGAAGCTGGAAGATCCCGAATTGTGCGGTGTTGTGCTTCTTTCCGCACTGGTGACCTTTCTTGAGAACATATCTCTGATGCTCTGGCGGCGATCAAATTCGGGAATAAGCTTTGCAGATAGCGGTAAGATATCCTTCTGTGCCAGCTCCCGCACCCTTGTGCCATTTTGAAACACCCCTGCGGGATTCATAACATCGCTAAGGCTAACCTGACTGCCGTTCCTGGCAATGGTGCCAGCGATTGTGGCAAAAACAGGGCAGTGATCGGAGCCCATCAGGCCTTCTTGGATATTGGCTGAAGTAAACCAATCCCTAATGCCGTTGCTACATAATATGTAGTCTATACGACTGCCATTATTGGCTGGCCgagtgtttttttttgtgtccCAGCACGTGTTCATTCCTAATCGACCTGGATGAAAGCAACGACAAAGGTCCCATAAAACTGGCGTCTGTCGGCCCTCGTCGCGATCGCCGACAATATTGCCTTCAAATATGAGTTGGTTGAAGATTCGTCGCGTTGGGAGTGAAATCCATTCATCAATTGTCATATTTTCCTTGCGCAGGTTCTCCATCACGTTCGTTGAATCCACTTCTGACCGAATTACGTTTAGATCACCCGTGAGAATAACCTCCTTTCCTTCGGCTACTAAATTCCGTATTCTAACATCCAAGGCCTCAAAAAAGCTGGTGCGAAACTCGACTCGACTTTCGTCTCGATTAGCTGGACAATAAACACCAAGTAGCACGAACGCTGGGAACTCCAGAATGACACAGCGGCCTTCGGAGTCAAGTACCGTGTCTTCTACAATGCCCGAGAGCTGACCGGGGCGAGGGTAACCGCCGATCTGTTGGTCTGAAGGTAGATCCCGGAAGTTGGTTGCAGACTTGGGAGGACAAAGTACACCGGTAATTCCCTCTTCAGCACGAATGGGCGCACATGATGCATTGCGAGTATAAATGGCGACGCCAGAATATCCTGCGATGATGAGTAAACCGTCGATGCTAACTGCAGGGGCATCCGAATGGACCGAACCTTTTTTGTGCTTTGGCAAGCTAAAGAAGACATCCCAACCTGGCACCAGAACCATGTCATCTTGCAAGTCTTTTCGCTGGATTTTCGTCTCTTGCATGACTACAATGTCCGATTCCAAGATATCGAACATGGCCTAGTTTGTGTGGCATTAGTAAGCTGGACTCTGCGTGGGACTGCAACGACATGTTTACCTGAAAAGTGCGCTGGTCTCTCCATGGTTGATATCCAAAGGGATTTCTGCTTCATGCGTGAGCAGGCTGCACATCACAAGATGAGTACTTGCCCGAGGAGGAATACCTGATGCCATTTACTGCACGGTTTTGTTAGCAACATAGCATACTGGGGCAGCTCTGGCAATCTTACCATTCCACGTAGTAATACGAAACCCCATAATGCCGCACTTTCGATCTCGTAAGAGGGCCCACGGGTGTTTCACTGCTTCGGCACGGCAAGGCAAATGGGAGAGGCTATTTACATCCTGCTTGCCCAAGCTGCACGATCAGGGGGCAACACAACTTCATCAGTCAGTAAGACTGGACTTGAATGCTATCGTATACAGCGTCTCAAAGAGCAGCATATGCATACGGCTTGATGACAGGCAGAATATTGAGTCTCTTGTGTGTGATGGTGAAGGTCATCGCATTGGCGTTCATTGCATCAAGACGTCAGTGGGCCCTCCTTCCATGTCGCGCG is a genomic window containing:
- the mta-1 gene encoding Mating-type protein a-1, with the translated sequence MDPETNWMPVSQWNLDQLRGIWSQLQTQVNPFAHVLCLDGNLYRMLDDGAKNFIVQNFIHHVKEPVLYCIDGTGPDRVYLGAPRHFVTGGGILIQPSGSDPFWVIRNEIKLRTATICPPPVSTKATKIPRPPNAYILYRKERHNTVKEANPGITNNEISQILGRAWNLESREVRQKYKDMADRVKQALLEKHPDYQYKPRKPSEKKRRTRRNAQSQVSMNSATGDFTISSPECMIPLTPAGSHVVV
- the apn2 gene encoding DNA-(apurinic or apyrimidinic site) endonuclease 2 → MNANAMTFTITHKRLNILPVIKPLGKQDVNSLSHLPCRAEAVKHPWALLRDRKCGIMGFRITTWNVNGIRNPFGYQPWRDQRTFQAMFDILESDIVVMQETKIQRKDLQDDMVLVPGWDVFFSLPKHKKGSVHSDAPAVSIDGLLIIAGYSGVAIYTRNASCAPIRAEEGITGVLCPPKSATNFRDLPSDQQIGGYPRPGQLSGIVEDTVLDSEGRCVILEFPAFVLLGVYCPANRDESRVEFRTSFFEALDVRIRNLVAEGKEVILTGDLNVIRSEVDSTNVMENLRKENMTIDEWISLPTRRIFNQLIFEGNIVGDRDEGRQTPVLWDLCRCFHPGRLGMNTCWDTKKNTRPANNGSRIDYILCSNGIRDWFTSANIQEGLMGSDHCPVFATIAGTIARNGSQVSLSDVMNPAGVFQNGTRVRELAQKDILPLSAKLIPEFDRRQSIRDMFSRKVTSAERSTTPHNSGSSSFPAEDAIQASDNDASSQVKVNTNTLTDKPAALPHSQPRKRSPDPIDSVPRQLKRSKSGADPIGSRQKISAGQTTLKGFFKPVGSAPPSIAVLADPEAQSSVAHLPAAKNPPSTKGSSDKLTSKEFVPPISEQPVHDSFVDTAPKSPDRVFDPIQAKESWSKLLGKRVVPRCEHDEPCISLVTKKPGVNRGRSFYICPRPLGPSGEKETGSEWRCGTFIWSSDWNGTSSSQS